A window of Paenibacillus sp. 19GGS1-52 contains these coding sequences:
- a CDS encoding EVE domain-containing protein produces the protein MQLDKISQQSRFWIGVVSASHVKRGELGGFAQLCHGKSAPLRKMRAGDWLIYYSPRTEMEGVPLQAFTAVGEVADDQVYEYQMSPSFVSFRRNISYISCRKVQIRDLLEQLSFTRVNRNWGYSFRQGHFEIGREDFLMIASTMLSSEQIEYFKDLP, from the coding sequence ATGCAACTGGATAAGATAAGCCAACAAAGCCGCTTCTGGATTGGTGTTGTGTCTGCATCCCATGTGAAGCGTGGAGAGTTGGGTGGGTTCGCCCAGCTCTGTCATGGTAAGTCAGCACCATTACGTAAGATGCGAGCAGGCGATTGGTTGATCTACTACTCCCCGCGTACAGAAATGGAAGGGGTGCCACTTCAAGCGTTCACTGCTGTCGGAGAAGTGGCTGATGATCAAGTCTACGAATACCAAATGTCCCCTTCGTTTGTATCATTCCGTAGAAATATCAGCTATATTTCATGCCGGAAAGTACAGATCAGAGATTTATTAGAACAGCTTAGCTTCACGCGTGTGAACCGAAATTGGGGGTATTCTTTCCGTCAGGGTCATTTCGAGATCGGTCGGGAGGACTTCCTGATGATTGCCAGTACGATGCTGAGCAGTGAGCAGATAGAATATTTTAAGGACTTGCCGTAA
- a CDS encoding S-layer homology domain-containing protein, with translation MGYEQAVAQAVQADIINAYEDRSFRPNAEITRAEMEVMIATALGHSSEANTDLTRAEAVTVLLNGIGIEE, from the coding sequence TTGGGCTATGAGCAAGCAGTCGCTCAAGCCGTACAAGCAGACATTATTAACGCTTATGAGGATAGAAGCTTCCGTCCGAACGCAGAAATTACACGTGCCGAGATGGAAGTAATGATCGCGACGGCCTTAGGTCATTCTAGTGAAGCAAATACAGATTTAACAAGAGCTGAGGCGGTTACTGTTCTACTGAACGGTATTGGCATAGAAGAGTAA
- a CDS encoding DHA2 family efflux MFS transporter permease subunit, with protein MEQAPKGTLFIMAILITGAILGLLNQSSLNTALPNIMGDFQISTSSAQWLTTAFALVTGIVVPITAFLIQRFTTKQVFVFAMGMLTAGTLLCAVSPNFGLLLSGRIVQAVGVGIMLPLVQTLAFILIPVAKRGFSMGMIGLAINFAPAIGPVLSGWLVADHSWRLLFYILFPCTLFITLVGIFLLKNVTKQVKSKIDSLSVMLSSLGFSGILYGFSISSSKGWESAEVLVSLAVGFLALGLFVWRQFILDNPLLELRVFKSSSFTLATVISMILMIIMLSAQLLLPIYMQTMLGYSALKSGLMLLPGAILMGAMSPIAGKLFDKFGARFLVITGLSLTVISTLLFTHLTETTSYAFLMTGYSIRMIGVSLTIMPVITSGMNSLAPELIRHGIPVNTTLRTVAGSIGTALLITIMMSYNGGSLGQTGDVHSLIHGMNVASMVTTGAAVIALVLAFFIKRKDPLKAKAA; from the coding sequence ATGGAACAGGCACCCAAAGGAACACTGTTTATCATGGCGATCCTAATTACCGGCGCTATACTGGGGCTGCTAAATCAGTCTTCACTCAATACCGCACTGCCGAATATTATGGGGGATTTTCAAATCTCAACAAGTTCAGCCCAGTGGCTTACGACGGCTTTTGCCTTGGTGACTGGCATTGTCGTCCCAATCACGGCCTTTCTAATTCAGAGATTCACAACCAAACAAGTATTTGTATTTGCCATGGGGATGCTTACTGCAGGAACTCTCCTATGCGCGGTCTCACCGAACTTTGGCCTATTGCTCAGCGGAAGAATTGTGCAGGCCGTTGGGGTTGGGATTATGCTTCCTTTGGTGCAAACGTTGGCCTTCATTCTAATCCCGGTGGCCAAACGAGGGTTTTCCATGGGGATGATTGGGCTAGCCATTAATTTTGCTCCGGCGATTGGACCTGTCCTGAGCGGATGGCTGGTAGCAGATCATTCCTGGCGATTGTTATTTTATATTCTGTTCCCGTGCACACTGTTCATTACGCTCGTCGGCATCTTTCTACTTAAGAACGTAACTAAGCAAGTGAAGAGTAAAATAGATTCTTTATCCGTGATGCTATCCTCTCTTGGATTCAGCGGGATATTATACGGGTTCAGCATCTCCAGCAGCAAAGGCTGGGAAAGCGCGGAAGTTCTTGTCTCCTTAGCGGTTGGTTTCCTAGCGCTGGGTCTGTTCGTATGGCGGCAATTCATTCTGGATAACCCTCTGCTGGAATTAAGAGTATTCAAGAGCAGTTCGTTCACCTTAGCCACGGTAATCAGTATGATCCTGATGATCATCATGCTGAGCGCGCAGCTGCTATTGCCCATCTATATGCAGACCATGCTTGGTTACTCAGCACTTAAATCGGGACTGATGCTGCTGCCGGGTGCGATCCTGATGGGGGCCATGTCGCCCATAGCAGGCAAGTTATTCGATAAATTCGGTGCCCGATTCCTGGTCATCACTGGACTAAGCTTAACGGTCATATCCACCTTGTTATTTACCCATTTAACGGAGACAACCTCCTATGCTTTTCTGATGACTGGTTATTCGATCCGGATGATTGGCGTGAGTCTGACTATAATGCCTGTCATAACTAGCGGCATGAATTCACTGGCTCCCGAGTTGATTCGGCACGGGATTCCCGTTAACACGACCTTGCGAACCGTAGCCGGTTCCATCGGGACCGCGCTGCTCATCACCATCATGATGAGCTATAATGGAGGAAGCTTGGGACAGACAGGTGATGTGCACAGTTTAATACACGGGATGAATGTTGCTTCGATGGTCACTACCGGAGCTGCCGTTATCGCCTTGGTTTTAGCTTTTTTCATCAAACGCAAGGACCCCTTGAAAGCAAAAGCCGCTTAA
- a CDS encoding ABC transporter permease: protein MNPLSTAIWTESLKIRRSKLLWISLLASTLLPVILGLTFSGLIGSQNAVEGETNLPGFMNHLSTAVSIGGLIGFGFVYSWIFGREYSDRTVKDLLALPLSRYGVAAAKLIVATVWCAVLAVLMFAVGGLTAWFVQLDGWSLEVIAQSFTGYVWLALMVICLCIPVAWIASVGRGYLSPLGFVVLTMVIANLSGSMGIAEYIPWAVPALLAVGSGDASSHLQAFSLALPYLTGCIGVIGTLAWWRYADQT, encoded by the coding sequence ATGAACCCACTTTCAACCGCAATATGGACGGAAAGCCTGAAAATTCGCCGCTCCAAACTACTCTGGATTTCGTTGCTCGCCAGCACACTGCTGCCGGTCATACTCGGACTCACCTTTTCCGGCTTAATTGGCTCCCAGAATGCTGTTGAGGGGGAAACGAATTTACCAGGTTTCATGAATCACCTGAGTACTGCTGTTTCGATCGGGGGGTTGATCGGATTTGGTTTTGTGTATAGCTGGATTTTTGGCCGAGAATATTCAGACCGCACGGTCAAGGATTTGCTGGCACTTCCGCTGTCCCGTTACGGAGTGGCCGCCGCTAAATTGATCGTTGCCACCGTTTGGTGCGCGGTACTGGCAGTGCTTATGTTCGCCGTAGGAGGGTTAACTGCCTGGTTCGTCCAGTTGGATGGCTGGAGTCTTGAGGTCATTGCCCAAAGCTTTACAGGGTATGTATGGCTCGCTCTTATGGTTATCTGTTTATGCATACCCGTAGCCTGGATCGCCAGTGTTGGGCGTGGTTATCTCTCCCCTCTGGGATTTGTCGTGCTAACCATGGTGATTGCTAATCTCAGCGGGAGTATGGGTATCGCTGAATATATTCCCTGGGCAGTTCCCGCGCTTCTCGCCGTCGGTTCCGGGGACGCAAGCAGCCATTTGCAGGCGTTTAGCCTTGCACTTCCTTATTTGACCGGTTGCATCGGTGTTATAGGCACACTTGCCTGGTGGCGTTATGCTGACCAAACCTAA
- a CDS encoding ABC transporter ATP-binding protein: MNAIIQTEGLTKHFRNNPAVEGISLHVDKGEIYGFLGLNGAGKTTTIRMLLGMIRPDSGSSYLFGQRVDAGSHKLWADVGYMVETPYSYPELTVLENLEIIRRLRGIPDRAAIDSVMDKLQLTSYRDRKAGNLSLGNGQRLGLAKALLHNPKVLILDEPTNGLDPAGIVEVRQLLRELAANHGVTIFISSHILGEVARLTTRIGIVHRGKLLQETDVKDLQQFLQKRLLVQTRNPEAARLKLTQEGYKVMMSEDGLLLPEGHAIANPDRIAKLLVNAHMPPIQLTVQEEDLETYFLRRIEIEGGNKG, encoded by the coding sequence ATGAATGCGATTATTCAGACAGAAGGTCTAACTAAACATTTTCGAAACAATCCAGCGGTTGAGGGAATCTCACTGCATGTTGACAAAGGGGAAATCTACGGATTCCTGGGACTGAACGGGGCAGGCAAAACGACAACCATACGAATGCTGCTAGGTATGATTCGGCCCGATTCTGGTTCTTCTTATTTGTTCGGACAACGTGTGGATGCTGGCAGTCATAAGCTGTGGGCAGACGTAGGATATATGGTGGAAACACCCTACTCCTATCCTGAACTGACCGTTCTGGAGAACCTGGAGATCATTCGCCGTTTGCGAGGCATACCTGATCGCGCTGCCATCGATTCTGTAATGGATAAGCTTCAGCTTACCTCCTACCGGGACCGTAAAGCCGGAAATTTGTCACTTGGCAATGGGCAGCGGCTGGGTTTGGCCAAGGCGCTGCTGCACAATCCGAAAGTACTGATTCTGGATGAGCCTACCAATGGACTAGATCCGGCAGGAATTGTCGAAGTCCGGCAACTGCTCCGCGAGCTTGCTGCCAATCACGGGGTAACGATTTTTATCTCCAGCCATATTCTGGGCGAGGTCGCGAGGCTGACAACGCGGATCGGAATTGTTCACCGTGGCAAGCTGCTGCAGGAAACAGATGTAAAAGATCTGCAGCAGTTCCTCCAAAAACGCCTGCTTGTACAGACCCGAAATCCCGAAGCAGCTCGGTTAAAGCTGACTCAGGAAGGCTATAAGGTGATGATGTCCGAGGACGGGCTGTTGCTCCCTGAGGGTCATGCGATAGCGAATCCGGACCGAATCGCCAAGCTGCTGGTGAATGCGCATATGCCGCCAATCCAGCTTACCGTCCAGGAAGAGGATCTGGAAACCTATTTTCTTAGAAGGATTGAAATCGAGGGAGGAAACAAAGGATGA
- a CDS encoding TetR/AcrR family transcriptional regulator, with protein MEPTERKKSSRTYDAARTKVIILDAAEEIFAELGYSAARIDGIAKASGYNKSMIYQYFGDKLGLYTEVVKRADQIGDQATGSTITDFLKNDNLIKDPVVFRRFLGTITREIYEFLLEHPRYLKILSWEAAEDWKTWNQITYRPDDITQLYELAKTAKKSGIIRQDFDPAMFPILIMNMTTATIQAFSRYGNMLGKLDSPQIREQTIEQIAKFIIHGVIEPSLL; from the coding sequence ATAGAGCCCACGGAGCGTAAAAAAAGTTCGCGAACTTACGATGCTGCCCGAACCAAAGTAATCATCCTTGACGCTGCAGAGGAGATATTTGCTGAGCTTGGTTATTCGGCGGCACGAATTGATGGTATTGCCAAGGCATCCGGGTACAATAAAAGTATGATCTATCAGTATTTTGGCGACAAATTGGGACTTTATACAGAAGTCGTCAAACGTGCCGACCAGATAGGTGATCAGGCTACAGGATCGACAATTACTGACTTCCTGAAGAACGATAATCTTATAAAGGACCCTGTGGTATTTCGGCGGTTCCTGGGAACAATTACAAGAGAAATCTATGAGTTTCTTCTGGAGCACCCGCGCTATCTGAAGATTCTTTCTTGGGAGGCCGCGGAAGACTGGAAGACATGGAATCAAATCACATACCGTCCTGATGATATTACCCAACTGTATGAGCTCGCCAAAACCGCTAAGAAGTCTGGAATCATCCGGCAGGATTTTGATCCGGCTATGTTTCCGATTCTGATCATGAATATGACCACAGCGACTATTCAGGCTTTTTCCCGGTATGGGAATATGCTAGGGAAGCTGGACTCGCCACAGATAAGAGAACAGACGATTGAGCAGATTGCGAAATTTATAATTCATGGTGTCATAGAGCCGTCTTTACTTTAA
- a CDS encoding sigma-70 family RNA polymerase sigma factor translates to MKDLDLTLWLIRMSQGDEQAFQVVYESTHDHAYRLISYLAPRKEDIGEIMSELYFELFRSLNKYDPEQSFASWFSGLIVRQVRNWKRKEWRLFRITEKLMQSTTKSSDPAAELRLTALSDRLDLLPILQTLPLKFKEVIVLRYYQDCSLEDIAKLLKIPLGTVKSRHHHALKHLRHRFDQQGLREEGDGFVY, encoded by the coding sequence ATGAAGGACCTAGACTTGACCCTTTGGCTTATCCGGATGAGCCAGGGTGATGAACAAGCATTCCAAGTCGTTTATGAATCAACGCACGATCATGCTTACAGATTAATCAGCTATCTCGCTCCGAGGAAAGAAGATATTGGAGAGATCATGAGCGAATTATATTTTGAACTGTTCAGAAGTCTGAATAAGTATGATCCGGAACAGAGTTTCGCTTCATGGTTTAGTGGTTTGATTGTCAGACAAGTGCGGAACTGGAAGCGGAAGGAGTGGCGTCTTTTTCGTATCACGGAAAAGCTGATGCAGAGTACTACCAAATCGTCCGACCCAGCGGCAGAGCTACGGTTGACGGCTCTGAGCGACCGACTGGACTTGCTTCCAATCTTGCAGACGCTACCGCTCAAATTCAAGGAGGTTATCGTCCTTCGCTACTACCAGGATTGCTCTCTGGAGGACATTGCCAAATTGTTGAAGATTCCGTTAGGCACCGTAAAATCTAGGCATCATCATGCACTTAAGCATTTACGCCACCGATTTGATCAACAGGGTTTGCGAGAGGAGGGGGATGGCTTTGTCTATTGA
- a CDS encoding HAMP domain-containing sensor histidine kinase, whose protein sequence is MESVLGEMRLELKPIKVNYTRHLRHLVIMADPYYFSQAVENILSNAVDALQHVPEKSRLNEIETNMKNKWVELIIRDNGIGIADEDIGNIFQPFFSSKPTATNWGMGLSLCHTIITTHGGKISAASRRGEGSSFHIVMPLLSTSNN, encoded by the coding sequence ATGGAGAGTGTGCTGGGCGAGATGCGCTTGGAGCTCAAGCCTATTAAAGTAAATTACACTCGACATCTGCGTCATCTAGTAATTATGGCTGACCCCTACTATTTCTCACAGGCTGTTGAGAATATTCTGTCCAATGCGGTGGACGCCCTGCAGCATGTTCCAGAGAAATCGCGACTGAACGAGATTGAGACCAATATGAAGAACAAGTGGGTGGAGTTGATTATTCGCGACAACGGCATCGGCATAGCGGATGAGGATATAGGGAACATTTTTCAGCCGTTCTTCTCTTCCAAGCCTACGGCCACGAATTGGGGAATGGGGTTGTCCTTATGCCATACCATCATAACAACACACGGGGGTAAGATCAGTGCTGCCAGCAGACGAGGCGAAGGTAGCTCGTTTCATATTGTCATGCCTCTGCTTTCGACTTCAAATAACTAG
- a CDS encoding response regulator transcription factor, giving the protein MSIPAIKVLIVEDDNLIAKRYQMILTKDPQIEFVGRAASGYEGTMLAALYKPDIILMDIELEDKQAGLRASSEILNYMPNVKIVMLTVCETDDTVFQAFELGVTNYLLKNMPAEAILKAVKDAYYDMSSLHSNIAGKITREFKRIKTAEDSLIYNFHILTKLTPTELEVLDLLMKDYSRQEICKERHVEPSTLKSQINSILKKFNKNSVQEVIPILRELHIPQILSQRKGSLPLGANGEQL; this is encoded by the coding sequence ATGAGCATTCCAGCCATTAAGGTGCTTATCGTAGAAGACGATAACTTGATCGCCAAGCGCTATCAGATGATTCTAACCAAAGACCCGCAGATAGAGTTTGTCGGGAGGGCCGCGAGCGGCTATGAGGGGACAATGTTGGCAGCGCTTTATAAACCAGACATTATCCTAATGGACATTGAACTGGAGGACAAGCAAGCTGGACTACGGGCTTCATCGGAAATATTGAACTATATGCCGAACGTCAAGATTGTCATGCTCACCGTCTGTGAAACCGACGATACGGTTTTCCAAGCATTTGAATTGGGTGTAACCAACTACTTGCTCAAGAACATGCCAGCCGAGGCCATATTGAAAGCTGTAAAAGATGCCTATTATGACATGTCTTCGCTGCATTCCAACATCGCCGGGAAGATCACCCGGGAGTTTAAGCGGATCAAGACGGCGGAGGACAGCCTCATTTATAATTTTCATATCCTGACGAAGCTTACACCTACAGAACTCGAGGTTCTAGATTTACTGATGAAGGACTACAGCCGTCAAGAAATTTGCAAAGAGCGCCATGTGGAGCCTTCTACGCTAAAATCCCAGATCAACAGTATCCTGAAGAAATTCAATAAAAACAGTGTGCAAGAGGTGATTCCTATTCTGCGTGAATTGCATATTCCACAAATTCTTTCACAGCGTAAGGGGAGCCTGCCATTGGGAGCGAATGGAGAGCAACTATGA
- a CDS encoding class I SAM-dependent methyltransferase, producing MSIIGWWDNFYADRNKGVPFFVNAPDENLVQYFHDGHIQAGKVLELGCGAGRNAVYMAQQNCKVTAVDISQETINWGIERAKTNHVHVNFLRHNIFDLNLESETYDFIYDSGCFHHILPHRRVSFLDMVNKSLKPGGSFGLVCFALGSMGADMTDWEVYRQRSLKGGLGYTEDKIKTIFKDFELIEFRRMQQAVYC from the coding sequence ATATCGATTATAGGATGGTGGGATAACTTCTATGCTGACAGAAATAAAGGCGTGCCTTTTTTTGTGAATGCGCCAGATGAAAACTTAGTCCAATACTTTCATGACGGACACATACAAGCAGGAAAGGTTCTCGAATTAGGTTGTGGAGCGGGTAGAAATGCTGTCTATATGGCTCAACAGAATTGCAAGGTTACTGCAGTTGATATTTCTCAGGAAACAATAAATTGGGGAATAGAACGAGCTAAGACTAACCATGTGCATGTCAATTTTCTTCGCCATAATATTTTCGATCTTAACCTGGAGTCCGAAACCTATGATTTTATTTATGACAGCGGATGTTTCCATCATATCCTCCCCCATCGTAGAGTTAGCTTTCTTGATATGGTGAACAAAAGTTTGAAACCGGGAGGATCCTTCGGGCTAGTATGCTTTGCATTAGGCAGCATGGGTGCAGATATGACCGATTGGGAGGTATATCGGCAACGTAGCCTTAAGGGTGGATTAGGTTACACTGAGGACAAAATTAAAACCATCTTTAAGGACTTTGAGCTCATTGAGTTCAGACGTATGCAGCAAGCGGTTTACTGTTGA